GCTTGAAGCCAAAATACGAAGCTCACCACGAAGTGCGCTATACCAACAAAGCGTTGCGTGCAGCGGTGGAACTGTCAGCTAAATACATTAATGAACGTCACCTTCCCGATAAGGCCATTGACGTAATCGATGAAGCGGGCGCTCGTAGCCGTTTGGCACCAGCAAGCCGTCGTAAGAAGACGGTTAGCGTGGCGGACATTGAGTCAATGGTTGCGAAAATGGCTCGTATTCCAGAGAAGTCAGTATCGTCTTCAGACAAAGACACGCTACAGAAACTGGATGACCGCATGAAAATGTTGGTATTCGGACAAGATCCTGCAATCGATGTGTTGAGTGAAGCGATTAAGCTGACCCGTGCCGGATTGGGCGCTGACAATAAACCAGTTGGTTCATTCTTGTTTGCTGGTCCTACTGGTGTAGGTAAAACCGAGGTGACAGTTCAACTGTCTAAATTGATGGGCATTGAGCTTCTACGCTTTGATATGTCTGAGTACGGTGAGCGCCACTCTGTGAGCCGCTTGATTGGTGCTCCTCCTGGTTATGTTGGTTACGATCAAGGTGGTCTGCTAACTGACGCCGTAATCAAGAACCCGCACTCTGTTGTGTTACTTGATGAGATCGAAAAAGCTCACCCAGATATCTTTAACTTGTTGCTACAGGTTATGGATAACGGCACGCTAACTGATAACAATGGTCGTAAAGCGGATTTCCGTAACGTGATCTTAGTGATGACGACTAACGCTGGTGTAGCTGAAACGGAGAAGAAATCGATTGGCCTGATCCAACAAGATCATGCGCCAGATGCGATGGGCGAAATCAAGAAGGTATTTACTCCTGAGTTCCGTAACCGTCTCGATAATATCATTTGGTTCAACAGCCTTGATCCAACTGTGATTAGCCAAGTTGTTGATAAGTTTATTGTCGAGCTTCAGGTTCAACTGGATGCTCGTGGCGTATCTTTAGAGGTTTCTGAAGATGCTCGCCATTGGTTAGCAGACAAAGGTTACGATAAGACCATGGGTGCTCGTCCGATGGGACGTGTTATTCAAGACAAGCTTAAGAAGCCACTGGCAAATGAGTTATTGTTTGGTAGTTTAGTCGACGGAGGTACTGTGAAGGTATCCCTGAAGAAAGACGACCTAGACTTTGTTTATGTCGGTGCTAAAGAAGAGGTTATGCACTAACGAAGTGATTGATAAATCAAAAGTTTAAATATAAAACGCATGACTTCGGTTGTGCGTTTTTTTATGCTTGCGAGAGATGCGAGAGATGCGAGAGATGCGAGAGATGCGAGAGATGCGAGAGATGCGAGAGATGCGAGAGATGCGAGAGATGCGAGAGATGCGAGAGATGCGAGAGATGCGAGAGATGTTGGAGTGGTAAAAAATTTAGGCGATAAAAAACGGAGCATTAAGCTCCGCTTCTTATCGTAGTCGATAATTAAAAATTAACGAGCACGGAAGACGATGCGGCCTTTAGAAAGGTCGTATGGAGTCATCTCAACAGTTACTTTATCACCAGTAAGAATACGGATGTAGTTCTTACGCATTTTACCAGAGATGTGTGCTGTCACTACGTGACCGTTTTCAAGCTCAACACGGAACATTGTGTTTGGTAGAGTATCAAGGACAGTGCCTTGCATCTCGATTACGTCTTCTTTAGCCATCTAATCCTCTTTCGAAATTTGGCGGTTTTCAACGGCTTGATTGTGCCGTTAAAATCAAAATATGTAAAGTTGTCGCGTATTCTACCCTTGCCACCGCTGATTTACTAGCCTTTGATGACGTTGAAATCGTACTTTATAGTTCATCGCAGGGCATTCATCGATTTGATAACCCAAATATAACCATTGTTTTTGTTCTTTCTGGGCATGTTGGATCTGAAATAGAACGCCAAGTGTTCCCATCGAAATGTCGATATCAGGATCGAAGAAGGTATAAAATGCGCTTGTACAGTGAGTCATGATGTCGGTTACGGCGATAGCAACCAACTTGTTCTCATCATAGATATGCATGAACTTTGTAGTAAGCCACTCATTTTTAGAGAACTGTAGAAACTCTTCTTTCTTTGGTGGATACATGGTTCCCGAACGGTGACGAGCGGTGATATAGCGACTGTATAAATCAAACCAGTTGTCATCCATCTCATCTTTCAGTTCCCAACGCAGTGATTTTCCCTTGTTAAGGATTCGTCGTTGGCTTTTGGAAAGCTTTACCTCAGGAATAGAAAGCCGAATCGCTTGGCATGCTGAGCAATTATCGCAATGTGGCTTATAAATGGTTGCTCCACTGCGGCGAAATCCATTCGCAAGCAGAACTTCATAGTTATCTGAGGTGTGCATGTGTTCATCAAGCGTGACCGCCACTCTCTCTTCGAGGTGAGATAAGTAGCTGCAAGCGTGATTGTCTGTTAATCCAATTCTGATTTGTTGTAAATCTGGATTCATTAAGGCATTTCCTTTAGCCATTGGGTTTTAAAGCATGCATCGTTAACGGAGAATTCTTTGAGTAATTGCAGGGAACCTAGGAATTCATCCCTATCAACCTCGATAGCGCCTAAGGATTCCAAGTGAGGGTTCATGA
This region of Vibrio sp. BS-M-Sm-2 genomic DNA includes:
- the infA gene encoding translation initiation factor IF-1, producing the protein MAKEDVIEMQGTVLDTLPNTMFRVELENGHVVTAHISGKMRKNYIRILTGDKVTVEMTPYDLSKGRIVFRAR
- a CDS encoding arginyltransferase; the encoded protein is MNPDLQQIRIGLTDNHACSYLSHLEERVAVTLDEHMHTSDNYEVLLANGFRRSGATIYKPHCDNCSACQAIRLSIPEVKLSKSQRRILNKGKSLRWELKDEMDDNWFDLYSRYITARHRSGTMYPPKKEEFLQFSKNEWLTTKFMHIYDENKLVAIAVTDIMTHCTSAFYTFFDPDIDISMGTLGVLFQIQHAQKEQKQWLYLGYQIDECPAMNYKVRFQRHQRLVNQRWQG